One genomic segment of Ignavibacteriota bacterium includes these proteins:
- a CDS encoding sodium/solute symporter (Members of the Solute:Sodium Symporter (SSS), TC 2.A.21 as described in tcdb.org, catalyze solute:Na+ symport. Known solutes for members of the family include sugars, amino acids, nucleosides, inositols, vitamins, urea or anions, depending on the system.), with amino-acid sequence MSGNLNTFDNLILLTYFLIVLGIGLFFGRSKGNSISQYFLAGKNLNWIVIGTSLFATNISSEHFVGLAGAGSIHGLSVGYFEWLAVIILFLLGWLFAPIFLRSNIFTVPQFFGKRFDNSSRLYLTIVSILTYIFTKIGVTLLAGTFVLKEVLGWDMFTSTIIIVFITGLYTVIGGLTSVAFTQVFQAIILILGAVLLSAFGLIEVGGFSELAAKLPSDYFSLFKSTSDPNVPWLGILIGAPIIGIWYWCADQYIVQRVLAAKGIEEAKKGTMLAAFFKIFPIFFLIFPGMIAAVLYPDVKGDFAYSMLLSGNLLPVGIKGLVIAGFFAALMSSLASSFNSAAALVSLDIYQIFRKNYSERELVLVGRLATMFFVILAIAIVPFTKLINIHIYLFLQSIQSFIAPPIVSVLLIGIFWKKASSLGAIWTLIIGGFIGFMKILVTILDPQTVSKFEILVYLNSINFLHFAFILFFISSAIMIGISLLKINIVDNSESLQKLTISVSDLKTNFATNSYSRILKEK; translated from the coding sequence TTGAGCGGCAATCTCAATACTTTTGATAATTTAATTCTTTTAACTTATTTCCTAATCGTATTAGGAATTGGTCTGTTTTTTGGCAGATCTAAAGGAAATTCTATATCCCAATATTTCCTTGCCGGTAAAAATTTAAATTGGATAGTAATCGGCACATCATTATTTGCAACAAATATTTCCAGTGAACATTTTGTTGGTTTAGCCGGAGCCGGTTCAATTCACGGATTATCCGTTGGTTATTTTGAGTGGCTTGCAGTTATAATTCTTTTCTTACTCGGCTGGTTATTTGCCCCAATTTTTCTTAGATCAAATATTTTTACGGTACCGCAATTTTTTGGAAAAAGATTTGATAATAGTAGTAGATTGTATCTAACAATTGTTTCAATTCTTACTTATATTTTTACAAAAATTGGAGTTACACTTTTAGCCGGAACTTTTGTTCTAAAAGAAGTTTTGGGCTGGGATATGTTTACATCTACAATAATTATTGTCTTTATAACCGGATTATATACTGTTATCGGAGGATTAACTTCTGTTGCATTTACTCAGGTTTTTCAGGCAATTATTTTAATACTTGGCGCGGTATTACTTTCAGCATTTGGATTGATTGAAGTTGGCGGATTCAGTGAGCTTGCAGCTAAACTCCCATCTGATTATTTTAGTTTATTTAAATCAACTTCAGATCCAAATGTACCTTGGTTAGGAATTTTAATTGGAGCGCCAATAATTGGAATTTGGTATTGGTGTGCAGATCAATATATTGTGCAAAGAGTTCTCGCCGCTAAAGGAATTGAAGAAGCAAAAAAAGGTACAATGCTTGCAGCATTTTTTAAAATTTTCCCAATTTTCTTTTTAATATTTCCGGGAATGATAGCTGCGGTTTTATATCCGGATGTAAAAGGTGATTTCGCATATTCAATGCTTTTATCAGGAAATTTATTACCTGTGGGAATTAAAGGATTGGTAATTGCCGGATTTTTTGCTGCTTTAATGTCATCGTTGGCAAGTTCTTTTAATAGTGCCGCAGCCTTAGTCTCGTTAGATATTTATCAAATATTTAGAAAAAATTACAGTGAAAGGGAATTGGTTTTAGTCGGAAGACTGGCTACGATGTTTTTTGTAATTTTAGCAATAGCAATTGTTCCATTTACAAAGTTGATAAATATTCACATTTATTTATTCTTGCAGTCAATCCAATCATTTATTGCTCCTCCAATCGTAAGTGTATTATTAATTGGTATATTTTGGAAAAAAGCAAGCAGCTTAGGCGCAATTTGGACTTTAATAATTGGCGGATTTATAGGATTTATGAAAATTTTAGTTACAATTTTAGATCCGCAGACCGTATCAAAATTTGAAATTCTCGTTTACTTAAATAGCATTAATTTTCTGCATTTTGCTTTTATATTATTTTTTATAAGTTCAGCAATAATGATTGGAATAAGTTTACTTAAAATTAATATTGTAGATAATTCCGAATCTTTGCAAAAACTAACAATTAGTGTAAGTGATTTAAAAACTAATTTTGCAACTAATTCATATAGTAGGATTTTAAAAGAAAAATAA
- a CDS encoding T9SS type A sorting domain-containing protein: MKKLFSLLIILLLSSALNAQWVVESFDNAVKPNTSIGTNWADTAITNTNFYTNGPTAYTDLFNSADAKVGTGSMLVKYRIEAFDGWGGYTVRTNYHETDIASVPYLDLSSGTELSVWVKVTVPADTSQGGSVFMEFKLAEFDNENQREYYYYHVPIDFFDQSGEWVNVKMPLVQTSDNTTGFAVQSGGVDDILQFDRVKGFEMAMVYITGGNQDNPPSAVGEFQMDNLQLIGQRYGAIESFDNSASTWGVDEMSWNAIPGDVTLTDENTDFVEGTGALKMDFTLSAPEVWGGFVAIDKEVTVHDSMAERTALVLYMKNLVAMATDSARGFMRVFVFENDNETAATEEWIIDPGIDLSVVTDWTHYHLPLVRKDMGVNDRFPPKDGFALKNGAGDGSLNPAAIFKIRIEPFGRGTEDGYSGALLAQGSLLIDVMQTSGFQIADFIAPEAPAVAVVEGTYSNLVTWTDVPHESGEKYNVYASESPITDVTAAGVERIGTGIAENVQVVEHPIISGRIDREKTFYYAVVCYDAKPNYSLPGVTGPITNLAKGIPVVSTNPPAFVADGDLTEWSGVTPFSIKLSDGTAHPVLTVTDDADCSADCYVALDADYLYVAMEITDDVVNHDPALQSYENDAPDLFIGLYNLTDSHVGYLHGATPDYHLRFGKFLARNDQNDSAFDSLLVAGTENYAWVERAFPSGYTLEAKISLVDLATKRNLETAIVDEPITWEAGYKVPFDFGVNDNDGALREGMIFYSAKNGDQGWQNVSVWAHTWIEDEIVGVEEIPMVSSKYSLDQNYPNPFNPSTKITYTIEKPGVVKIKVFDVLGRQVAELLNQQQNTGSYEVDFNGSDLSSGLYFYSIETGSFKATKKMMLLK, encoded by the coding sequence ATGAAGAAACTTTTCTCGTTATTAATCATTTTGTTGTTATCATCTGCTTTGAATGCCCAATGGGTAGTTGAATCATTTGATAATGCAGTAAAACCCAATACAAGTATTGGTACAAACTGGGCAGATACTGCAATTACAAATACTAATTTTTACACAAATGGTCCAACTGCATATACAGATCTTTTTAATAGTGCAGATGCAAAAGTTGGTACCGGTTCTATGTTAGTTAAGTATAGAATAGAAGCATTTGATGGTTGGGGCGGTTATACAGTTAGAACTAATTACCATGAAACAGATATTGCTTCTGTTCCTTATCTTGATTTATCATCCGGAACAGAATTAAGTGTTTGGGTTAAAGTTACTGTTCCTGCTGATACATCACAGGGTGGCAGTGTATTTATGGAATTCAAATTAGCCGAATTCGATAACGAAAATCAAAGAGAATATTATTATTATCATGTCCCCATTGATTTCTTTGATCAATCAGGCGAATGGGTAAATGTAAAAATGCCATTAGTTCAGACTTCAGATAATACAACAGGTTTCGCTGTTCAAAGCGGCGGCGTTGATGATATCTTACAGTTTGATAGAGTAAAAGGCTTTGAAATGGCTATGGTTTATATAACCGGCGGAAATCAAGATAATCCACCTTCCGCAGTTGGTGAATTCCAAATGGATAATCTTCAATTAATTGGTCAACGTTATGGCGCAATTGAATCTTTTGATAATTCTGCATCAACTTGGGGTGTTGACGAAATGTCTTGGAATGCAATTCCAGGCGATGTTACTCTTACAGATGAAAATACTGATTTTGTCGAAGGTACAGGTGCTTTAAAAATGGATTTCACTTTAAGCGCTCCAGAAGTTTGGGGTGGTTTTGTCGCAATTGATAAAGAAGTAACTGTTCATGATAGTATGGCAGAAAGAACAGCTTTAGTTCTTTATATGAAAAATTTAGTTGCAATGGCTACAGATTCTGCAAGAGGGTTTATGCGTGTTTTCGTTTTTGAAAATGACAATGAAACTGCTGCTACTGAAGAATGGATCATTGATCCGGGTATTGATTTAAGTGTTGTTACGGACTGGACTCATTATCATTTACCTCTTGTAAGAAAAGATATGGGAGTTAATGATAGATTCCCTCCTAAAGATGGTTTTGCTCTTAAAAATGGCGCTGGAGACGGTTCACTAAATCCTGCTGCAATTTTTAAAATTAGAATAGAACCATTTGGCAGAGGAACTGAAGATGGTTATTCAGGTGCTTTATTAGCTCAAGGTTCTTTGTTAATAGATGTTATGCAAACATCAGGTTTCCAAATTGCTGATTTTATTGCTCCAGAAGCTCCTGCTGTTGCTGTTGTTGAAGGAACTTATTCAAACTTAGTTACTTGGACAGATGTTCCTCATGAATCCGGCGAAAAATATAATGTTTATGCAAGCGAAAGCCCGATCACCGATGTTACAGCTGCCGGTGTTGAAAGAATTGGAACCGGAATTGCAGAAAACGTTCAAGTTGTTGAGCACCCAATTATTTCAGGAAGAATTGATAGAGAAAAAACATTTTATTATGCAGTTGTATGTTATGATGCTAAACCAAATTATAGTCTTCCAGGTGTTACTGGCCCAATCACAAATTTGGCAAAAGGTATTCCGGTAGTTTCTACTAATCCACCTGCATTTGTAGCTGATGGTGATCTTACAGAATGGTCTGGAGTTACGCCTTTCAGCATAAAATTATCAGATGGTACAGCTCATCCTGTACTTACTGTTACCGATGATGCAGATTGTTCAGCAGACTGCTATGTTGCTTTAGATGCCGATTATTTATACGTAGCAATGGAAATTACCGATGATGTTGTTAATCATGATCCTGCATTACAATCTTATGAAAATGATGCACCGGATTTGTTTATTGGATTATATAATTTGACAGATTCACACGTTGGTTATTTACACGGAGCAACTCCAGATTACCATTTAAGATTCGGTAAATTCCTTGCAAGAAATGATCAAAATGATTCTGCTTTTGATTCATTGCTTGTTGCCGGAACAGAAAATTATGCATGGGTTGAAAGAGCATTCCCTTCAGGTTACACACTTGAAGCTAAAATTTCTTTAGTAGATTTAGCAACAAAGAGAAATCTTGAAACAGCAATTGTTGATGAGCCAATTACATGGGAAGCTGGTTACAAAGTTCCTTTTGATTTTGGCGTAAACGATAATGATGGTGCATTAAGAGAAGGAATGATTTTCTACTCAGCTAAAAATGGTGATCAAGGCTGGCAAAATGTTTCAGTTTGGGCTCATACATGGATTGAAGACGAAATTGTTGGTGTTGAAGAAATTCCAATGGTTTCAAGCAAATATAGTTTAGATCAAAATTATCCAAACCCATTTAACCCAAGTACCAAAATTACGTACACAATTGAAAAACCAGGTGTTGTAAAAATAAAAGTATTCGATGTTCTTGGAAGACAAGTTGCAGAATTATTAAATCAACAACAAAATACTGGTTCTTATGAAGTTGATTTTAACGGTTCAGATTTATCTTCAGGGTTATATTTCTATTCTATTGAAACAGGTTCATTCAAAGCTACAAAGAAAATGATGTTATTGAAGTAA
- a CDS encoding cellulase family glycosylhydrolase, whose protein sequence is MKHTYKFTFTLFVFFLLTDLNFAQGFLHADGKKIVDGNNQEIYLQGIGLGGWLVQEGYMLKTPYSIAGAEHQIRNEIQKLVGEEKTAELYSIYHKNYVREIDIENIAKWGFNSIRLPMHWNKLISETNPITFSEDGFQTIDSLLIWCENNQIYLILDLHAAPGGQSDEAISDYDNSKPSLWESEENKNLTVELWKEIAKRYFDKQWIGGYDLINEPKWELGSENKPLRDLYLRITDSIRTVDTNHILFIEGNWYATDFNGLTPTWDENMSYSFHRYWNSNDQGTIQYLVNLREQNNVPLWLGETGENSNSWFLDCIELMETNNIGWAWWPHKKIDNVVGPLSAPMVSGYQSLLDYWNGTGAKPNELFAYATLLAQFKNLKFENCIFQPDVVDALIRHTNDKTSKTFKELTIPGRIFATDYDLGPRLVAYNDVDYDNTKGLGNAEWNSGGQFRNDGVDIEKCTDQITNGYNVGWIETGEWLKFSVNVIEDGNYTLSIRASANEAGGKILFAIDGTNLTDFIDVPVSGGWQSWKTTILNDYFLSKGQHEIILKFYFSGYNFNFFEFTQSTVGLNDEEILPEDFQLFQNYPNPFNPSTTIKYSIPNFASNINSSTELKIFDILGREVETLVDQFQPAGNYEINFDASELPSGVYYYELNNGSFNQTKKMLLLN, encoded by the coding sequence ATGAAACATACATACAAATTTACTTTTACTCTTTTTGTATTTTTTTTATTAACAGACTTAAATTTTGCTCAAGGCTTTTTACATGCAGATGGAAAGAAAATTGTTGATGGAAATAATCAAGAAATTTATCTGCAGGGAATTGGGCTTGGCGGATGGCTTGTGCAAGAAGGATATATGCTTAAAACCCCTTACTCAATTGCCGGTGCTGAACATCAAATCAGAAATGAAATTCAGAAATTAGTCGGCGAAGAAAAAACAGCTGAACTTTACTCAATTTATCATAAAAATTATGTTCGAGAAATTGATATTGAAAATATTGCAAAATGGGGATTTAATTCAATCCGCTTGCCAATGCATTGGAACAAATTAATTTCTGAAACAAATCCAATTACATTTTCTGAAGATGGATTTCAAACAATTGATTCATTATTAATTTGGTGCGAAAATAATCAAATATATTTAATACTTGATTTGCACGCAGCTCCCGGCGGACAAAGCGATGAAGCAATAAGTGATTATGATAATTCCAAACCATCTTTGTGGGAAAGTGAAGAAAATAAAAATTTAACTGTTGAACTTTGGAAAGAAATTGCAAAAAGATATTTTGATAAACAATGGATTGGCGGTTATGATTTAATAAACGAACCCAAATGGGAATTGGGCTCTGAAAATAAACCTTTGCGCGATTTATATTTAAGAATTACGGATTCAATCAGAACGGTTGATACAAATCATATTTTATTTATTGAAGGAAACTGGTACGCAACTGACTTCAACGGATTAACTCCAACTTGGGATGAAAATATGTCATACAGTTTTCATAGATATTGGAATTCGAATGATCAAGGTACAATTCAATATTTAGTAAATCTCCGCGAACAAAATAATGTTCCGCTATGGCTTGGAGAAACCGGTGAAAATTCAAATTCTTGGTTTTTGGATTGTATTGAGTTAATGGAAACAAATAATATCGGCTGGGCTTGGTGGCCTCACAAAAAAATTGATAACGTAGTTGGTCCGCTTTCTGCACCAATGGTTTCGGGTTATCAAAGTTTGTTGGATTATTGGAACGGAACCGGAGCAAAACCCAATGAGCTTTTTGCATATGCAACACTTTTGGCTCAATTTAAAAATTTGAAATTTGAGAATTGCATTTTTCAACCGGATGTTGTTGATGCACTAATAAGACATACAAATGATAAAACTTCAAAAACATTTAAAGAGCTTACAATTCCCGGAAGAATATTTGCAACTGATTACGATTTAGGTCCACGACTTGTTGCGTATAATGATGTTGATTACGATAACACAAAAGGTTTGGGAAATGCAGAATGGAACAGCGGTGGACAATTTAGAAATGATGGTGTGGATATTGAAAAATGTACTGATCAAATTACTAATGGTTATAATGTTGGGTGGATTGAAACCGGCGAATGGTTAAAATTTTCTGTAAATGTTATTGAAGATGGAAATTATACACTTTCAATTCGTGCTTCTGCGAATGAAGCAGGCGGCAAAATTCTATTTGCTATTGATGGAACAAATCTTACTGATTTTATTGATGTTCCGGTTTCCGGCGGTTGGCAAAGTTGGAAAACAACAATTTTAAATGATTATTTTTTATCGAAAGGTCAGCATGAAATTATTCTGAAATTTTATTTTTCCGGATACAATTTTAATTTTTTTGAATTTACACAAAGCACGGTTGGATTAAATGATGAAGAAATTTTACCGGAAGATTTTCAACTATTTCAAAATTATCCCAATCCGTTTAACCCAAGTACAACAATAAAATATTCAATACCAAATTTTGCTTCAAACATAAATTCAAGTACTGAATTAAAAATTTTTGATATTCTCGGTCGTGAAGTTGAAACTTTAGTTGATCAATTTCAACCGGCTGGTAATTATGAAATAAATTTTGATGCTTCAGAATTACCAAGCGGAGTTTATTATTACGAATTGAATAACGGTAGTTTTAATCAAACAAAAAAAATGTTACTTCTAAATTAA
- a CDS encoding T9SS type A sorting domain-containing protein, with protein sequence MKKKYIMFFILFFAMQSNIFSQIASLEKTLEIKNVSGFSVPYQNGIPLTTFEKQNRKMFDLSGTWKKERTAADDNITLAKRDSTGYQNLINESAGKYLVDYNDSAWEEKQIPSVENKMNEYPNAPEFFKDGVWYRRQFFIDEEDSAKFAKLNFISVNYVADVWINGKYLGYHEGGYTPFAFDVSSFLNYGDTNTIAVRVDVINWGARIDVIPHKQVDWFNYGGIIQDVYIEFSNPISVVRTDIIPTDLDGNLKAKVVIQNRQNLNSDVSVNLKVYEAVIDSFNISTEFTYELTGEEINISGQNNFTSSISADSIEILETNISIANPKIWSPKNPNLYIMKVSVYQNEYLLDEYTTQFGIRTVKTSENKFLLNDRIMFLTGTARHEDHPVYGRSLPKEIIYNDLKLVKSLNINFLRTAHYPNHPYTYLILDRLGITAMEEIPLWQVDTDEPWQIQNNDRKMHLQMFREMVYKEYNRPSVIMWSMSNECHEETNRMIYNQMVKDDFEQNYDDGRLISQSPAADNPGPTDVTQSLVDIAGWTMYFGIFHGSTYFGGTYNFINLAKTSFPEKPILDTEFGYWSSENNSTIQDQVTVADETFKAFKIHAALNQDGTVNKAGSLMACTWWCIFDWYTAGIPRGYQSMGLFTMDRQTEKPVAQKIKTLYYPYFDKEGVLTSINEKKENLVIPKTFELKQNYPNPFNPNTVVEYSVPEKSKIKISLFNVIGQEVIVLVDSTIEKGNHKLNINAGNLSSGIYFIRMNAVQENSKEIQKTIKLSLLK encoded by the coding sequence ATGAAAAAAAAATACATAATGTTTTTCATTTTGTTTTTTGCGATGCAGTCAAATATATTTTCGCAAATTGCTTCTTTAGAAAAAACTTTGGAAATCAAAAATGTAAGCGGATTTAGTGTTCCTTACCAGAATGGAATTCCGCTAACTACTTTCGAAAAGCAAAATAGAAAAATGTTTGATCTTTCCGGAACTTGGAAAAAGGAAAGAACAGCCGCAGATGATAATATCACATTGGCGAAAAGAGATTCTACCGGTTATCAAAATTTAATTAATGAATCTGCTGGAAAATATTTAGTCGATTATAATGATTCAGCTTGGGAAGAAAAACAAATTCCTTCAGTTGAAAATAAAATGAACGAATATCCGAATGCGCCGGAATTTTTTAAAGACGGAGTTTGGTATAGAAGACAATTTTTTATTGATGAAGAAGATTCGGCAAAATTTGCAAAATTGAATTTCATTTCGGTTAATTATGTCGCAGATGTTTGGATAAATGGAAAATATCTCGGATATCACGAAGGCGGATATACACCTTTCGCATTTGATGTTTCATCATTTTTAAATTATGGCGATACAAATACTATTGCAGTTAGAGTTGATGTAATAAATTGGGGCGCAAGAATTGATGTAATTCCACATAAACAAGTTGATTGGTTTAATTATGGCGGAATAATTCAAGATGTTTACATTGAATTTTCCAATCCAATTTCTGTAGTTAGGACGGATATAATTCCAACTGATTTGGATGGAAATCTTAAAGCAAAAGTTGTAATTCAGAACAGACAAAATCTTAATTCCGATGTTTCGGTAAATTTAAAAGTTTATGAAGCAGTTATTGATTCCTTTAATATTTCAACAGAATTTACTTATGAATTAACTGGTGAAGAAATTAATATTTCCGGACAAAATAATTTCACTTCATCAATTAGTGCAGATTCAATAGAAATTTTGGAAACAAATATTTCAATTGCAAATCCTAAAATTTGGTCCCCAAAAAATCCTAATCTTTATATTATGAAAGTTAGTGTTTATCAAAATGAATATTTGCTCGATGAATATACAACTCAATTTGGAATTAGAACCGTAAAAACTTCGGAAAATAAATTTTTGTTGAATGATAGAATTATGTTTTTAACCGGAACTGCACGACATGAAGATCATCCGGTTTACGGAAGAAGTCTTCCCAAAGAAATTATTTACAATGATTTAAAGCTTGTAAAATCTTTAAATATAAATTTTTTGAGAACAGCGCATTATCCAAATCATCCATATACATATTTAATTTTAGATCGTCTCGGAATTACAGCAATGGAAGAAATTCCGCTTTGGCAAGTTGATACCGATGAACCTTGGCAAATTCAAAACAATGATAGAAAAATGCATTTACAGATGTTTAGAGAAATGGTTTATAAAGAATATAATCGACCTTCGGTAATTATGTGGAGTATGTCAAATGAATGCCATGAAGAAACAAATAGAATGATTTACAATCAAATGGTGAAAGATGATTTTGAGCAGAATTATGATGATGGAAGATTAATTTCTCAATCGCCGGCTGCGGATAATCCGGGACCGACAGATGTTACACAAAGCCTTGTGGATATTGCCGGATGGACAATGTATTTTGGAATTTTTCACGGCTCAACTTATTTTGGCGGAACTTACAATTTTATAAATTTGGCGAAAACAAGTTTTCCGGAGAAACCAATTTTAGATACGGAATTCGGTTATTGGTCATCTGAAAATAATTCAACTATTCAAGATCAAGTTACAGTTGCAGATGAAACTTTTAAAGCTTTTAAAATTCACGCGGCATTAAATCAAGACGGGACTGTAAATAAAGCTGGTTCGCTTATGGCATGTACTTGGTGGTGTATTTTTGATTGGTACACTGCCGGAATTCCAAGAGGATACCAAAGTATGGGTTTATTCACAATGGATAGGCAGACTGAAAAACCGGTAGCGCAGAAAATAAAAACTTTATATTATCCGTATTTTGATAAAGAGGGAGTTTTAACAAGTATAAATGAAAAAAAGGAAAATTTAGTTATTCCCAAAACTTTTGAATTAAAACAAAATTATCCCAATCCGTTTAACCCAAATACAGTTGTTGAATATTCGGTCCCGGAAAAAAGTAAAATTAAAATTTCGCTGTTTAATGTTATCGGTCAAGAAGTTATCGTTTTAGTAGATTCAACAATAGAAAAGGGAAATCATAAATTAAATATTAATGCCGGGAATTTATCTTCGGGAATTTATTTCATTAGAATGAATGCCGTGCAAGAAAATTCTAAAGAAATACAAAAAACAATAAAATTATCGCTTCTAAAATAA
- a CDS encoding T9SS type A sorting domain-containing protein translates to MKETILYVKKIFLLFIVFNISVFSQTDSTYLKLISPNGGEYWTVGANPIISWESKNVTLIKIEISYDNGSTWETIVPYAIAANFSNSSWIIPEISSDECLIKLSKFDNNEIFDVSEWPFTITEDSVITKLVVIGSSTAAGIGPSNTDSAWVNRYRKHLVQKNTNVQVINLAVGGYTTYDLMPDGFTPPIGRPTPKISANITKALSYDPKAIIINLPSNDVTQGFAISEQLENYDTILANADAKNIPVWVSTTQPRNLTEVQRLQQMEVRDSTYSKFKNFAIDFWTDLANADGTINSNFDSGDGVHLNDAGHRILFNRVVDEKIYEQAVITSVNKYFEIIPSKFELAQNYPNPFNPTTTIQFSISKESKVVIKIYNILGQFIETLVNENLRAGIHKTVWNASNLAAGPYFYVLQANDYFESKKMLLLK, encoded by the coding sequence ATGAAAGAAACAATTCTTTATGTGAAAAAAATATTTTTACTTTTTATTGTATTTAATATCTCAGTTTTTTCTCAAACAGATTCTACATATCTAAAACTAATTAGCCCAAATGGCGGCGAATATTGGACTGTAGGCGCAAACCCAATAATAAGTTGGGAAAGCAAAAATGTAACATTAATTAAAATTGAAATTTCTTATGATAACGGTTCAACTTGGGAAACCATTGTTCCTTATGCTATTGCTGCAAATTTTTCAAATTCAAGCTGGATAATTCCCGAAATATCTTCAGATGAATGTTTGATTAAACTTTCCAAATTTGATAATAATGAAATTTTTGATGTTAGCGAATGGCCGTTTACAATTACGGAAGATTCGGTAATTACCAAACTTGTTGTTATCGGTTCATCAACTGCTGCGGGAATTGGTCCAAGCAATACTGATAGCGCTTGGGTAAATCGATATCGTAAACATTTAGTGCAGAAAAATACAAATGTTCAAGTAATAAATTTAGCTGTTGGCGGTTATACAACTTATGATTTAATGCCGGATGGTTTTACGCCGCCAATCGGAAGACCAACTCCTAAGATTTCTGCAAACATTACAAAAGCTTTATCTTATGATCCGAAAGCAATTATCATAAATCTTCCTTCAAATGATGTAACTCAAGGATTTGCAATTTCCGAACAGCTTGAAAATTATGATACCATATTAGCAAATGCTGATGCAAAAAATATTCCGGTTTGGGTTTCTACAACTCAACCAAGAAATTTAACGGAAGTTCAACGTTTGCAACAAATGGAAGTTAGAGATTCTACTTATTCCAAATTTAAAAATTTTGCAATTGATTTTTGGACAGATTTGGCAAATGCGGATGGAACAATAAATTCAAATTTCGATTCCGGCGACGGAGTTCATTTAAATGATGCCGGTCATAGAATTTTATTTAATAGAGTTGTTGATGAAAAAATTTATGAGCAAGCAGTAATAACTTCGGTTAATAAATATTTTGAAATTATTCCTTCAAAATTTGAACTTGCGCAAAATTATCCCAACCCCTTTAACCCAACAACAACGATACAATTCAGCATATCAAAGGAATCAAAAGTTGTGATAAAAATTTATAATATTTTGGGACAATTTATTGAAACTTTGGTCAATGAAAATTTGAGAGCCGGAATTCATAAAACAGTTTGGAATGCTTCAAATTTAGCTGCCGGACCTTATTTTTATGTGCTTCAAGCAAATGATTATTTTGAATCAAAAAAAATGTTGTTGTTAAAATAA